The Desulfobacterales bacterium genome contains a region encoding:
- a CDS encoding glycogen/starch synthase: MSTLNPRVLIVTPEVTYLPNRMGSFANFLTAKAGGLADVSAALINALFDQGADVHIALPNYRAIFREKLAPFLNRELNAIKRKMPHDRIHLAEDRAFFYVDHIYSKDGLENTKVALAFQREVINNIIPTVQPDLIHCNDWMTGLIPAMARKLGIPCLFTIHNIHTVKSQMSIIEERGLDVEACWENLYFEKMPINYQESRETNNIDFLTSGIFSSHFVNTVSPTFLIEIVEGKHSFVEDSIRSELINKWRSGCATGILNAPDPLFNPEQDKHLAWNYNSEDFYVGKQYNKRFLQESFGLIKDESAPLFFWPSRLDNIQKGCQLLSEILYRVVSSYWHQNLQIIFVADGEYKKYFKEIVNHHNLNDRVALIDFRERFEHIAYAASDFILMPSRFEPCGLPQMIAPIYGNLPVVHDTGGIHDTITHIDIEKNTGNGFVFKNFDSNGLFWAINEAMRFYNLPPEIKEPQIKRIMEESAARFNHSVTAKQYIELYERMLKCPLIKK; the protein is encoded by the coding sequence ATGAGTACATTAAATCCAAGAGTATTGATTGTCACACCTGAAGTTACGTATCTTCCTAACAGAATGGGTTCATTTGCAAACTTTCTTACCGCCAAAGCAGGAGGTCTTGCAGACGTATCAGCCGCTTTGATTAATGCCTTATTCGATCAAGGGGCAGATGTTCATATTGCTTTACCAAATTATCGAGCTATATTTCGAGAAAAATTAGCACCTTTTCTTAATCGTGAACTAAATGCCATAAAAAGAAAAATGCCCCATGATAGAATTCATTTAGCTGAAGATCGGGCTTTTTTTTATGTTGATCATATTTATTCTAAAGATGGACTTGAAAATACAAAAGTTGCTTTAGCTTTTCAGCGGGAAGTTATTAATAACATTATTCCTACTGTTCAGCCTGACTTAATACATTGTAATGACTGGATGACAGGGCTTATTCCTGCTATGGCAAGAAAACTTGGTATTCCATGTCTTTTTACAATTCATAATATCCATACTGTAAAAAGTCAGATGTCTATTATTGAAGAAAGAGGCCTTGATGTTGAGGCTTGTTGGGAAAATCTTTATTTTGAAAAAATGCCTATTAACTATCAAGAATCAAGGGAAACAAACAACATTGATTTTTTAACGAGTGGAATTTTTTCATCCCATTTTGTTAATACAGTAAGCCCTACATTTCTTATAGAAATTGTTGAAGGCAAACATAGTTTTGTTGAGGATTCCATAAGAAGTGAACTTATAAATAAATGGAGATCAGGATGTGCTACTGGTATATTAAATGCTCCTGACCCATTATTTAATCCTGAACAAGATAAGCATTTAGCATGGAATTATAATTCAGAAGATTTTTATGTAGGCAAGCAATATAACAAGCGTTTTCTCCAGGAATCATTTGGACTTATTAAAGATGAATCAGCTCCTCTATTTTTTTGGCCATCACGCCTTGATAATATTCAAAAAGGATGTCAGCTTTTAAGTGAAATTTTATATAGGGTTGTATCATCCTATTGGCATCAAAATCTTCAAATTATTTTTGTAGCTGATGGGGAGTATAAAAAATACTTTAAAGAAATAGTTAATCATCATAATTTAAATGATAGAGTTGCTTTAATAGATTTTAGAGAAAGGTTTGAACATATTGCTTACGCTGCATCTGACTTCATTTTAATGCCTTCTCGGTTTGAACCTTGCGGGTTGCCTCAAATGATTGCGCCAATTTATGGAAATCTTCCTGTAGTTCATGATACTGGAGGAATTCATGATACAATAACTCATATTGATATTGAAAAAAATACAGGGAATGGTTTTGTCTTTAAAAATTTTGATTCTAACGGACTTTTTTGGGCAATTAATGAAGCAATGAGATTTTATAATTTGCCCCCAGAAATAAAAGAACCTCAAATAAAAAGAATTATGGAAGAAAGTGCGGCAAGATTCAATCACAGTGTTACAGCGAAACAATATATTGAATTATATGAAAGAATGCTTAAATGTCCTTTAATTAAAAAGTAA
- a CDS encoding RRXRR domain-containing protein codes for MYQVYVISNTDKPLMPTVRFGKVRRMLKSGRAIVISRKPFTIKLLYDTPEIVQSLTLGIDPGTNNIGVAVRREDRVAVFFGELETRTLFNSGFQPSLESSLNIMLLF; via the coding sequence ATGTATCAAGTTTATGTAATATCAAATACAGATAAGCCATTGATGCCGACAGTAAGGTTCGGAAAGGTAAGAAGGATGTTAAAATCAGGGCGAGCTATAGTTATTTCCAGAAAACCATTTACGATTAAGCTTCTTTATGATACGCCCGAAATTGTTCAGTCTTTGACGTTAGGAATTGACCCAGGCACTAATAATATTGGAGTTGCTGTTAGACGTGAAGACAGGGTTGCTGTTTTTTTTGGTGAGTTAGAAACAAGAACACTTTTTAATTCTGGATTCCAGCCTTCGCTGGAATCCAGTTTAAATATTATGCTGTTGTTTTAA
- a CDS encoding PocR ligand-binding domain-containing protein, with product MKLTDIAPIKKWTEIEDKIHDISGLHVSVFDIDGFRIIEDKNYPNKLCAAIKSTKKGQSFICSVAHQNIANQAMNSKKSLIEECDAGLLKLLVPIFVNGEFIGSIGGCGHILDGGEIDPFLISKTIDIDENEINKLSSGIPNMSVKKAESIINEIESLLGSIIC from the coding sequence ATGAAGCTTACAGATATTGCTCCTATAAAAAAATGGACAGAAATAGAGGATAAAATTCATGATATCTCAGGTTTACATGTTTCAGTATTTGATATTGATGGATTCAGAATAATTGAAGATAAAAATTATCCCAACAAACTTTGTGCTGCAATAAAGTCGACTAAAAAAGGTCAAAGTTTTATTTGCTCTGTTGCGCACCAGAATATTGCAAATCAAGCAATGAATTCAAAAAAATCTTTAATTGAAGAATGCGATGCAGGTCTTTTAAAATTACTTGTCCCGATATTTGTAAATGGGGAATTTATAGGAAGCATTGGCGGATGCGGTCATATACTTGACGGAGGAGAGATAGATCCATTTCTTATAAGCAAAACTATTGATATTGATGAAAATGAAATAAATAAACTTTCCTCTGGCATTCCTAATATGTCTGTTAAAAAAGCAGAATCAATTATAAATGAGATTGAGTCATTATTAGGTTCAATTATTTGCTAA
- the thpR gene encoding RNA 2',3'-cyclic phosphodiesterase, whose product MNQKENTIRAFIAVEIPQNIFPFLKKTCENFKSIIKKTNRISWVNIENIHITLKFLGDINIDAIDKIKEAIKITAKQISPFSLKLKEIGVFPSVRKPRVIWLGISENVKKLITLNEILEDNMEKIGFSKEEKQFKAHITMARVKEIKSYEEIANAINSVSAPESESFMCDKLILFQSTLKPTGAIYNKIIVEPLK is encoded by the coding sequence ATGAATCAAAAAGAAAATACAATAAGGGCATTTATTGCAGTTGAAATCCCACAAAATATTTTTCCTTTCTTGAAAAAAACTTGTGAAAATTTCAAGTCAATAATAAAAAAAACAAATAGGATAAGTTGGGTTAATATAGAAAATATCCACATCACCCTGAAATTTTTAGGTGATATTAATATTGATGCAATAGATAAAATTAAAGAAGCAATTAAAATAACTGCAAAACAAATATCTCCTTTTTCTTTAAAGCTTAAGGAAATTGGTGTTTTTCCAAGTGTAAGAAAACCTCGCGTTATTTGGCTTGGAATATCAGAAAACGTAAAAAAACTTATAACTTTAAATGAAATACTTGAAGATAACATGGAAAAAATAGGTTTCAGCAAAGAAGAAAAGCAATTTAAAGCTCACATTACAATGGCTCGAGTTAAAGAAATAAAATCCTATGAAGAAATAGCTAACGCTATTAATAGTGTTTCTGCCCCAGAATCTGAATCATTTATGTGTGATAAATTAATTCTATTTCAAAGCACCCTAAAACCAACTGGAGCAATATACAATAAAATTATAGTAGAACCTTTAAAATAA
- the recA gene encoding recombinase RecA produces MASSQKEINQGGTAQEKEKALEGALSQIEKVYGKGAIMKLGGNPILQVPTIPTGSISLDRALGIGGLPRGRITEIYGPESSGKTTLALHVVAEAQQRGGIAAFIDAEHALDIIYAKKLGVNCDELLVSQPDTGEQALEIVEMLVRSGAIDIIVIDSVAALVPRAEIEGEMGDAHMALQARLMSQALRKLTAIIGKTHTSLIFINQLRMKIGLVFGNPETTTGGNALKFYASLRLEIRKGNPIKEGPDVIGHRTKVKVVKNKLAPPFKEAEFDLTFGDGISKIGDLLDVGVEVGIIDKSGSWYSFEGERIGQGRENVKKFFNDNPEIYNTMRSRVREKLGYGEKEKPEESKSKDTSKESKSKDVSKDSK; encoded by the coding sequence ATGGCAAGTTCCCAAAAAGAAATTAATCAAGGTGGTACAGCTCAAGAAAAGGAGAAAGCTTTAGAAGGAGCCTTATCTCAAATAGAAAAAGTATATGGAAAAGGCGCAATCATGAAGCTTGGAGGCAATCCCATACTTCAAGTCCCTACTATACCAACTGGGTCAATATCATTGGATAGGGCTTTAGGCATAGGAGGTTTGCCTCGAGGAAGAATCACAGAAATTTATGGACCTGAATCATCAGGAAAAACAACGTTAGCCCTTCATGTAGTTGCTGAAGCCCAACAAAGGGGAGGCATAGCAGCTTTTATAGATGCTGAACATGCGCTTGATATAATTTATGCTAAAAAATTAGGAGTCAATTGTGATGAGCTTCTTGTTTCTCAGCCTGATACTGGAGAGCAAGCTCTTGAAATAGTAGAAATGCTTGTAAGAAGTGGAGCTATAGATATAATAGTTATAGACTCAGTCGCTGCTTTAGTTCCCCGTGCTGAAATAGAAGGCGAAATGGGAGACGCTCATATGGCTCTTCAAGCAAGGCTTATGTCTCAGGCTTTAAGAAAGCTTACAGCAATTATAGGAAAAACCCATACCTCTTTGATTTTTATAAATCAGCTTCGTATGAAAATAGGTCTTGTATTCGGAAACCCTGAAACAACTACCGGTGGAAATGCTTTAAAGTTTTATGCCTCACTCAGACTTGAAATCAGAAAAGGTAACCCAATCAAAGAAGGTCCAGATGTAATTGGTCATAGAACAAAAGTAAAAGTTGTTAAAAATAAACTCGCACCACCATTTAAAGAAGCAGAATTTGATTTAACTTTTGGAGACGGTATCTCAAAAATTGGCGATCTTTTAGACGTAGGCGTAGAAGTCGGAATAATTGATAAAAGCGGTTCATGGTATTCATTTGAAGGAGAAAGAATCGGTCAAGGCAGAGAAAATGTTAAGAAATTTTTTAATGACAACCCTGAAATATATAATACAATGAGAAGTAGAGTCAGGGAAAAATTAGGTTATGGGGAAAAAGAGAAACCTGAAGAATCAAAATCAAAAGATACTTCTAAAGAATCAAAATCAAAAGACGTTTCTAAAGATTCAAAATAA